A region of Paenibacillus sp. JNUCC-31 DNA encodes the following proteins:
- the cysT gene encoding sulfate ABC transporter permease subunit CysT: protein MSKVMAARSRTLPGFGLTMGYSVLYLSLVVLIPLAALLFNSTGLTWSTMIEVATNPRVLASFQVSFLTAGAAALIDLVLGLLLAWVLVRYDFPGKRLFDAVIDLPFALPTAVAGVALTALYAGNGWIGQLVEPLGIKLAYSQAGITLALMFIGIPFVVRTVQPVLQELEAEVEEAAATLGAGRWRIFRKILLPDLIPPLLTGFALAFARGIGEYGSVVFISGNMPMKTEIAPLLIMAKLEQFDYAGATAVALLLLLVSFVLLLIINSLQRWSRKAGRA, encoded by the coding sequence ATGAGCAAGGTGATGGCGGCCCGGAGTCGCACGCTGCCGGGATTCGGATTAACGATGGGTTACAGTGTGCTCTACCTGAGCCTTGTTGTACTTATTCCATTGGCAGCGCTCTTGTTTAATTCCACAGGACTGACCTGGTCCACGATGATTGAGGTGGCGACGAATCCCCGGGTACTGGCTTCCTTTCAGGTGAGCTTTCTAACTGCAGGCGCAGCGGCTCTGATCGATTTGGTCCTCGGGCTGCTCCTGGCTTGGGTACTGGTCCGGTATGACTTCCCCGGAAAACGGCTGTTTGATGCCGTTATTGATTTGCCTTTTGCCTTGCCGACGGCTGTGGCGGGGGTTGCCTTAACGGCATTGTATGCCGGAAATGGCTGGATCGGACAGTTGGTGGAACCTCTGGGCATTAAGCTGGCATATTCACAGGCAGGCATTACTCTTGCGCTGATGTTTATCGGAATTCCGTTTGTGGTGCGTACGGTACAGCCGGTATTGCAGGAACTGGAGGCTGAGGTGGAGGAAGCTGCGGCTACGCTTGGAGCGGGAAGATGGCGGATATTCCGGAAGATCCTGCTTCCCGATCTGATCCCGCCGCTGCTGACAGGTTTTGCGTTAGCTTTTGCCCGAGGCATAGGCGAATATGGCTCAGTGGTATTTATCTCAGGCAATATGCCGATGAAAACGGAGATTGCGCCCCTGCTAATCATGGCGAAGCTGGAGCAGTTCGATTATGCGGGAGCTACGGCGGTAGCCTTGCTGCTGCTGCTGGTCTCTTTTGTCCTATTGCTGATCATTAATTCATTGCAGCGCTGGAGCCGAAAGGCAGGCAGAGCTTAA
- the cysW gene encoding sulfate ABC transporter permease subunit CysW, whose protein sequence is MAGSVPLTPASRVRTGPSPNRATTEGPWVKWLLIGLASLVLLWLLILPLVIVLMEALKQGWGVYIAALTEPDAMSALKLTLLVAGITVPLNTIFGVAAAWVITKFQFRGKGLMITLIDLPFSISPVVGGLIFVLVFGSNGWFGPWLAHHDIKIIFALPGIVLATLFITFPFVARELIPLMEDQGTREEEAAVTLGASGWRIFWNVTLPNIKWGLLYGIILCNARAMGEFGAVSVVSGHIRGETNTLPLHVEILYNEYQFSASFAVASLLLILALATLLLKSWLGHKTIPEK, encoded by the coding sequence ATGGCGGGTTCCGTTCCATTAACGCCTGCTTCCCGTGTGCGAACCGGGCCGAGTCCAAACCGTGCAACCACGGAAGGGCCATGGGTTAAATGGCTGTTGATCGGATTGGCAAGTCTGGTGCTGCTCTGGCTGCTCATCTTGCCGCTGGTGATCGTGCTAATGGAGGCGTTAAAGCAGGGCTGGGGTGTCTACATCGCCGCGCTTACCGAACCGGACGCCATGTCAGCCCTGAAACTTACGCTGTTGGTTGCCGGGATCACCGTGCCTCTGAATACGATATTCGGTGTGGCGGCCGCGTGGGTTATTACCAAGTTTCAGTTCAGGGGCAAAGGGCTTATGATCACCCTGATTGATCTTCCGTTTTCGATCTCGCCTGTCGTGGGCGGGTTGATCTTTGTCCTGGTCTTTGGTTCGAATGGATGGTTTGGACCGTGGCTGGCCCACCATGATATCAAAATTATTTTTGCGCTGCCAGGCATTGTGCTGGCTACATTATTCATTACGTTTCCCTTCGTCGCCAGAGAGCTGATTCCGCTGATGGAGGATCAGGGCACGAGGGAAGAAGAAGCGGCCGTTACGCTTGGGGCCTCCGGCTGGCGGATCTTCTGGAACGTGACGCTGCCCAACATCAAGTGGGGACTGCTGTACGGCATTATTCTGTGTAATGCGCGGGCGATGGGCGAGTTCGGAGCCGTGTCTGTTGTGTCGGGGCATATTCGCGGAGAAACCAACACGCTGCCGCTGCATGTCGAGATTTTGTATAACGAGTACCAGTTCTCGGCATCATTTGCCGTCGCTTCCCTGTTGTTGATCCTGGCTTTGGCTACGTTGCTGCTCAAGAGCTGGCTGGGGCATAAAACGATTCCTGAAAAGTGA
- a CDS encoding YezD family protein produces the protein MAKPLKVDEVWMDRIAGQLNDMEFGSLHIVVHEGQIVQMERTERKRFENAPSGSASKSGSTARSNTPRSLRGSNASAKG, from the coding sequence ATGGCTAAGCCGTTAAAAGTGGATGAGGTATGGATGGATCGCATTGCCGGACAGCTGAATGACATGGAGTTTGGCTCCCTGCACATCGTTGTACACGAAGGTCAGATTGTACAGATGGAGCGGACCGAACGCAAGCGATTTGAAAATGCGCCCTCCGGCAGCGCCTCCAAATCCGGCAGCACTGCACGAAGCAATACACCCCGTTCGTTGCGCGGATCAAATGCGAGCGCGAAGGGATAG
- a CDS encoding rhamnogalacturonan lyase — protein MGNRSLWMRTLRTAGVSLLSSALLVTSLGLGGTAVTHAAGARQMELLDRGVVAVKTGTGVFVSWRLLGTEGSNVSYNVYRDGTKVNASPITNSTNLQDASGTSSSKYTVRAVVSGTEQAASAAVSVWGNNYLSVPLSVPAGGTTPDGVAYTYSANDASAGDLDGDGEYELIVKWDPSNSKDNSQSGYTGEVFIDAYKLNGTRLWRISLGKNIRAGAHYTQFMVYDLNGDGKAEVAMKTADGTRDGTGVVIGDVSKDYRNSSGYVLSGPEFLTIFNGQTGKALSTVNYEPARGNVSDWGDNYGNRVDRFLAAIAYLDGERPSLVMARGYYTRTVLVAYNWRDGQLTKQWTFDSNASGNSGYAGQGNHNLSVADVDGDGKDEIVYGAMAVDDNGKGLYTTGLKHGDAMHLSDLDPDRAGLEVFQVHETPSNAGVEFRDARTGQLIWGIPTTKDIGRSMAADIDPRYKGAEVWADGGLYTAKGQKIGTTLPSSTNFGIWWDGDLLRELLDSNRIDKWDYANSKTVNLLTASGVSSSNGTKSTPNLQADLFGDWREEVVWRTNDSSALRIYTTTAITDKRIYTLMHDPVYRLGVAWQNVAYNQPPHTGFYLGDGMSTPPVPNIRYAGK, from the coding sequence ATGGGAAATCGATCGTTATGGATGCGTACGTTGCGAACGGCTGGAGTATCCTTGCTGAGTTCGGCGTTACTGGTTACTTCGCTCGGCCTTGGAGGAACTGCGGTCACGCATGCTGCGGGTGCACGTCAGATGGAATTGCTGGATCGTGGCGTTGTTGCAGTGAAGACAGGTACGGGTGTATTTGTCAGTTGGCGGCTTCTGGGCACGGAAGGGTCGAATGTGTCGTATAATGTCTACCGGGATGGAACCAAGGTAAACGCATCGCCCATAACGAACAGCACCAACCTCCAGGATGCAAGCGGGACAAGCAGTTCCAAATATACGGTTCGAGCCGTAGTCAGTGGAACCGAGCAGGCTGCTTCGGCGGCGGTCAGCGTATGGGGCAATAATTATTTGTCCGTACCTCTCAGTGTGCCAGCAGGGGGTACAACACCGGATGGTGTAGCCTACACGTACAGTGCCAATGATGCGAGTGCAGGGGATCTGGACGGTGACGGTGAGTATGAATTGATCGTGAAGTGGGACCCGTCCAACTCCAAGGATAACTCCCAAAGCGGCTATACAGGCGAAGTATTTATAGATGCCTATAAATTGAATGGAACGCGCCTGTGGCGTATCAGTCTGGGCAAAAACATTCGTGCGGGGGCTCATTACACCCAGTTTATGGTGTACGATCTGAACGGAGACGGCAAGGCCGAAGTGGCGATGAAAACGGCAGATGGGACCAGGGATGGTACGGGTGTGGTCATCGGCGATGTCAGCAAGGATTACCGGAATTCAAGCGGATATGTCCTGTCGGGACCGGAGTTCCTTACGATCTTCAATGGGCAGACCGGTAAAGCACTTTCCACAGTGAACTATGAACCAGCGCGTGGCAATGTGTCTGATTGGGGAGACAACTACGGCAACCGGGTGGATCGATTCCTTGCAGCGATTGCGTATTTGGATGGGGAGCGGCCAAGTCTGGTCATGGCACGCGGTTATTACACTCGGACTGTGCTGGTGGCGTACAATTGGAGAGATGGACAACTAACTAAGCAGTGGACGTTTGACTCCAACGCGTCAGGTAATTCAGGATACGCAGGACAGGGCAACCATAATCTGAGCGTTGCAGACGTGGATGGCGATGGCAAAGACGAAATCGTTTACGGAGCGATGGCGGTGGATGACAATGGTAAAGGTCTGTATACGACAGGACTGAAGCATGGAGACGCCATGCATCTGAGTGATCTGGACCCGGATCGTGCAGGTCTTGAAGTATTCCAGGTCCATGAGACACCTTCCAATGCCGGGGTGGAGTTCCGGGATGCGCGTACAGGTCAGTTAATCTGGGGCATACCTACGACGAAAGATATTGGACGTAGCATGGCAGCCGATATCGATCCACGTTATAAGGGTGCCGAAGTATGGGCGGATGGTGGTTTGTATACAGCCAAAGGACAGAAAATCGGGACAACCTTACCTTCTTCCACGAATTTTGGCATCTGGTGGGACGGTGATTTGCTCCGCGAACTGCTGGACAGCAACCGGATTGATAAATGGGATTACGCCAATAGCAAAACCGTTAATCTGCTGACCGCTTCTGGTGTCTCTTCCAGTAATGGAACGAAATCCACACCGAATCTGCAGGCTGACCTGTTCGGAGATTGGAGAGAAGAAGTGGTATGGCGGACCAATGATAGTTCAGCGCTGCGTATCTACACAACAACAGCGATTACGGATAAACGTATCTATACCCTGATGCACGATCCGGTATACCGTCTTGGCGTAGCCTGGCAAAATGTAGCCTATAACCAACCGCCGCACACCGGTTTTTATTTGGGAGATGGCATGAGTACACCTCCTGTACCCAATATCCGGTATGCAGGCAAATAA
- a CDS encoding sulfate ABC transporter substrate-binding protein, which produces MKKKIHKGILVGLALVLTGVLAACGSEGGGSNAAGTPEGAEGGKEGAKAIELLNVSYDPTRELYEQYNKAFAAYWLKEKGQEVTIKQSHGGSGKQSRSVIDGLDADVVTLALGYDIDAIEDKGLINAGWQDKYEHNSSPYTSTIVFLVRKGNPKGIKDWDDLIKGDTQVITPNPKTSGGARWNYLAAWGYALKHNNNDEEKAKAFVAELFKHAPVLDSGARGATTTFVERGIGDVLLAWENEAFLSVKELGPDKFDIVVPSVSILAEPPVAIVDKNADKKGSREVADAYLKYLYSEEGQTIAAENYYRPTLDSVKEKFKDQFPQLELFTLNDVFGTWRDTQAKHFNDGGIFDQIYVPGS; this is translated from the coding sequence ATGAAAAAGAAAATTCATAAGGGTATTCTGGTTGGTCTGGCATTGGTGTTAACAGGGGTACTGGCGGCATGCGGATCGGAAGGCGGTGGATCGAATGCAGCAGGAACACCGGAGGGAGCGGAAGGCGGCAAAGAAGGGGCAAAAGCGATCGAGCTGCTGAATGTATCCTATGATCCGACACGTGAACTCTATGAGCAATATAACAAGGCGTTTGCGGCGTATTGGCTGAAAGAGAAGGGCCAGGAAGTGACGATTAAGCAGTCTCATGGCGGTTCAGGTAAACAGAGTCGTTCCGTGATTGATGGTCTGGACGCGGATGTGGTTACGCTGGCTCTAGGATATGACATCGATGCCATTGAGGATAAAGGTTTGATCAATGCGGGTTGGCAGGACAAATACGAGCATAACAGCTCCCCTTATACATCCACGATTGTATTTTTGGTACGCAAAGGCAATCCGAAAGGCATTAAGGATTGGGATGATCTCATCAAGGGAGATACACAGGTTATTACACCGAATCCCAAGACGTCCGGCGGAGCACGCTGGAACTATCTGGCGGCATGGGGATATGCGCTCAAACATAACAACAATGATGAAGAGAAGGCCAAAGCATTTGTTGCAGAATTGTTCAAACATGCGCCTGTTCTTGACTCTGGAGCGCGTGGAGCGACGACGACGTTTGTAGAGCGCGGTATTGGTGATGTACTGCTTGCATGGGAGAATGAGGCTTTCTTATCGGTTAAAGAGCTGGGTCCGGACAAATTCGATATTGTTGTGCCTTCCGTCAGCATTCTGGCTGAACCACCTGTAGCGATCGTGGATAAAAATGCAGACAAAAAAGGAAGTCGTGAAGTGGCGGACGCCTATCTGAAATATTTGTACAGCGAAGAGGGGCAGACCATTGCTGCCGAGAACTATTACCGTCCAACCCTGGACAGCGTGAAGGAAAAGTTCAAGGACCAGTTCCCGCAGCTTGAGCTATTTACATTGAACGATGTGTTTGGCACATGGCGGGATACGCAAGCCAAGCACTTTAATGACGGCGGTATCTTTGACCAGATTTATGTTCCGGGCAGCTAA